The genomic DNA GCTCGTCAGGCCCACGGggctggtggggcagggggtgggggatgagaacCTGCCCTGCCCAGGCCTCTGTGCCCCAGTTCCTGGTCCGGGTATGGGGGACAGCCCCCCTCCCACCGCTCAcagctgcccccgcccccagaaaCTGGAGGAGCAGGACCGCCGGGCACTGAGCATCAAGGAGCAGCTGCAGCGGGAGCACCGCTTCCTGAAACGGCGCCTGGAGCAACTGTCCATGCAGAGTCTGGAACGTGTACGCACGGACAGCACGGGTTCCGCCGTCTCCACTGACGACTCAGAGCAAGGTGGGGACGTGGGAGCAgcctcctggggtgggggcggggggaagctgGGAGGGTGTGGTTGGCTGGGAggtggcctgggggaggggagggacgaCAGCAGATACCGGGCGGGCGAGCCCCGGGAGGGGGAGCGTGTGGCTGATGTGCTGGGACGAGGGCGGGGAGGCCCAGAGGGCGGCTGGCCTGTGCTCACCAAGCCGCAGGACAGGAGCCCCGtgcctcccccacacccccactcccGGAGCCTCTGCTTCCTCCGTGAAGGGCACCTCAGGTTCTGACCCTGCCCCCTCCGTTCTCCCCAGAAGTGGACGTAGAGGGCATGGAGTTTGGCCCTGGTGAGCTGGACAGTGTTGGCAGCGGCAGTGACGTGGACGAGCACTACAGCCTGCAGAGCGGTGGCTGCAGCGACGGGAGCTACGGGCCCCCCTGCCGGCGGCCTGGCCGCCTCAGCCTCTCGTAGGCCCGGGGCCCTCTGCTCCTTGGCCCGCCTGCCTACCCGGCCAAGTGTGCCAGCCCTCCGGTCCTCGAAAGCCTCTCCGCGGGCCCGCTGCTGTGCCATTCTGGAAGCTCCAGCTGCCTCCCGGGGTGCCCGCCTCTGCCCACCTGCCGGTCAGGGCCCGCCGCGCCGCCCACCCCTCCCAGCTGGGCAGGGACCCCTGCAGGGAGACGGGGCCCAGCTCCCACATCCCGGAGCCCAGCGTAGCCGCCCACGGTCTGTTCTCAGATTCCTAATCATTCCAGAAGTATTAAATATCATTGCTGCAAATCTCGGCGGGCACCGTGTGAGGGGCTTAATGACCACTGCGGGGAGCTCAGACCCCAACCCTGGATCCCAGGAGGAAGGAGTGGAccgaggaaggaaggaaggcgtGGCTctccgtccatctgtccatctgtctgtcagTCCACGTAGGCTCCTGAGGCCTGGACAGAGGGACCCATGAAGGGCGGGACTCGGGTGAGCACCCTGGGGCAAGTGGGTGGAGAGGGGCCTTTGTACCCCACAGGTGTTGGGATCTAGGGCTGGGCTCCTGGGGGCAGGCCAGGCCACCCCATCCCAAGCTGGGCAGCTTCTGCTCTGTTAGATCCCTCGGatgtacacacgcacacgccTAGGCACACACgcccacacgcacacacgtgcacacatgcagacacacgtGGTCACTGGACCCAGAGGGTACACGTCTGGGGGAGGTAGGCCTTCAAGGGTCATCTGGGCGCATACTGGCCCTTGGCCTctgcctggctcctcctcccaccccggCTCACCTGCCCGGGCTGCACAGGGCAGGGGTTCTGCCTCCCAGCCGGGGCTGAGGTGCACTGGGGGCGGCAGCTTGAAGCCATGGAGTCCTCAGGAGGCTTTCTcgtctaccttttaaaaaaaataaggcaaaaaaaaaaaaaaatttgctgcaCTGCCCAGCAGCCCAGAACAGGGCTCCCAGGAGAGAGgctttttccccaaaataagaaacatttttaaaagagaaaaaagctctAAGGACTCCCTGCTAAGTGACATCAGCGTGTGCTGCCTCAATTTCCTGGACGAGATTTTTGTACT from Ailuropoda melanoleuca isolate Jingjing chromosome 11, ASM200744v2, whole genome shotgun sequence includes the following:
- the MXD4 gene encoding max dimerization protein 4; amino-acid sequence: MQMGEPNRSCRSWALVIGQQSELCLSVSLNRSSHNELEKHRRAKLRLYLEQLKQLVPLGPDSTRHTTLSLLKRAKVHIKKLEEQDRRALSIKEQLQREHRFLKRRLEQLSMQSLERVRTDSTGSAVSTDDSEQEVDVEGMEFGPGELDSVGSGSDVDEHYSLQSGGCSDGSYGPPCRRPGRLSLS